In Solanum pennellii chromosome 7, SPENNV200, the following are encoded in one genomic region:
- the LOC107024373 gene encoding E3 ubiquitin-protein ligase RLIM-like isoform X1 has protein sequence MGSGSSRLGSRSSRSNRTKRIFASIFICGASPSSRRSALEMEEDPAEMLVDSAEHADTGKLQNSEKDPSPDFIPSLAERGASSASNLVNSEKSTSEDASSNVQGGNLRENSTKDMELVTQHNPGRKRGETASTSRDDRSFRYPLSLNRRADDDAVNSVATTVNVDVSQVFAGYSHSSSPLSHGNGESSSSEDFVANHTNEILIFNNSDSVSVLSDSSVTPHLVGDDMRQDTPPSGFEFLVSDREEGVRDGSALHVDMANASPTFFSNIPAEISSREARRNSRRLFWDSFSRRSPRRRADPRNFRFTNDNSDDIAANDRLLLDFSDNSFHEGSGGNFPSNGSRNERRRHSRSEMWERLPAGLIASDHRSVTCPSGIHTDGPCTCETILMSRESGSRASISRIVMLAEALFEVLDEIHRQPMSLSLSVLSLPAPESVVDSFPVKSFSKPEEVDTSNNVLQCHICLSEYEEGDKIRVLPCHHEFHLVCVDKWLKEIHGVCPLCRGDVRNGFVDGSVSNSAALPL, from the exons ATGGAAGAAGATCCAGCTGAAATGCTGGTGGATTCTGCAGAACATGCTGACACTGGAAAGCTCCAAAACTCTGAGAAGGACCCTTCACCTGATTTTATTCCCTCCCTAGCTGAACGTGGAGCTTCATCTGCAAGCAATCTGGTAAATAGTGAAAAATCTACATCTGAAGACGCTTCAAGCAATGTTCAGGGAGGTAATCTAAGagaaaactcaaccaaagaCATGGAATTAGTCACTCAACATAATCCTGGACGTAAACGTGGTGAAACTGCTAGTACATCTCGGGATGACCGATCATTTCGTTATCCACTTTCTTTAAACAGAAGGGCAGACGATGATGCTGTAAATAGTGTCGCCACTACAGTGAATGTAGATGTCTCTCAAGTTTTTGCCGGTTACTCTCATTCTAGCAGTCCATTGTCTCATGGAAATGGAGAGTCTTCATCAAGTGAAGATTTTGTTGCAAACCACACAAATGAAATTCTTATCTTCAATAATTCTGATTCTGTATCAGTTCTTTCGGATTCTTCAGTTACGCCACATTTGGTGGGAGATGATATGCGTCAGGATACACCACCTTCAGGTTTTGAATTTCTGGTGTCAGACAGGGAAGAGGGTGTAAGAGATGGAAGTGCACTTCATGTTGACATGGCAAATGCCTCTCCCACTTTTTTCTCTAATATTCCTGCTGAAATTAGTAGTCGTGAAGCAAGACGGAATAGTAGAAGACTTTTTTGGGATTCTTTTTCAAGGAGAAGTCCTAGGAGGCGTGCTGATCCTCGTAACTTCCGTTTTACAAATGATAATTCAGATGATATTGCTGCTAATGACAGGTTATTGCTGGACTTTAGTGATAATTCCTTTCATGAGGGGTCTGGAGGAAATTTTCCATCAAATGGAAGTCGGAATGAACGGCGACGGCATTCCAGATCTGAG ATGTGGGAAAGACTTCCTGCTGGTCTTATTGCTAGTGATCATCGAAGTGTCACTTGTCCAAGTGGGATTCACACAGATGGCCCATGTACATGTGAGACAATTTTAATGAGTCGAGAATCTGGCAGTCGTGCAAGTATATCCCGAATAGTTATGCTTGCTGAGGCATTGTTTGAG GTACTGGATGAAATACATCGTCAACCTATGTCGTTGTCCTTATCTGTGCTATCACTTCCAGCTCCAGAGTCAGTTGTGGACTCATTCCCAGTGAAGAGTTTCTCAAAACCAGAGGAAGTAGATACTAGCAACAATGTTTTACA GTGTCATATATGCTTGTCCGAGTACGAGGAAGGAGATAAAATACGAGTTCTACCTTGTCACCATGAGTTTCATTTAGTATGTGTGGATAAATGGCTCAAAGAGATACATGG TGTATGTCCACTTTGCAGAGGAGATGTACGAAATGGTTTTGTTGACGGTTCAGTTTCTAACTCAGCAGCACTTCCTCTTTGA
- the LOC107024373 gene encoding uncharacterized protein LOC107024373 isoform X2 produces the protein MEEDPAEMLVDSAEHADTGKLQNSEKDPSPDFIPSLAERGASSASNLVNSEKSTSEDASSNVQGGNLRENSTKDMELVTQHNPGRKRGETASTSRDDRSFRYPLSLNRRADDDAVNSVATTVNVDVSQVFAGYSHSSSPLSHGNGESSSSEDFVANHTNEILIFNNSDSVSVLSDSSVTPHLVGDDMRQDTPPSGFEFLVSDREEGVRDGSALHVDMANASPTFFSNIPAEISSREARRNSRRLFWDSFSRRSPRRRADPRNFRFTNDNSDDIAANDRLLLDFSDNSFHEGSGGNFPSNGSRNERRRHSRSEMWERLPAGLIASDHRSVTCPSGIHTDGPCTCETILMSRESGSRASISRIVMLAEALFEVLDEIHRQPMSLSLSVLSLPAPESVVDSFPVKSFSKPEEVDTSNNVLQCHICLSEYEEGDKIRVLPCHHEFHLVCVDKWLKEIHGVCPLCRGDVRNGFVDGSVSNSAALPL, from the exons ATGGAAGAAGATCCAGCTGAAATGCTGGTGGATTCTGCAGAACATGCTGACACTGGAAAGCTCCAAAACTCTGAGAAGGACCCTTCACCTGATTTTATTCCCTCCCTAGCTGAACGTGGAGCTTCATCTGCAAGCAATCTGGTAAATAGTGAAAAATCTACATCTGAAGACGCTTCAAGCAATGTTCAGGGAGGTAATCTAAGagaaaactcaaccaaagaCATGGAATTAGTCACTCAACATAATCCTGGACGTAAACGTGGTGAAACTGCTAGTACATCTCGGGATGACCGATCATTTCGTTATCCACTTTCTTTAAACAGAAGGGCAGACGATGATGCTGTAAATAGTGTCGCCACTACAGTGAATGTAGATGTCTCTCAAGTTTTTGCCGGTTACTCTCATTCTAGCAGTCCATTGTCTCATGGAAATGGAGAGTCTTCATCAAGTGAAGATTTTGTTGCAAACCACACAAATGAAATTCTTATCTTCAATAATTCTGATTCTGTATCAGTTCTTTCGGATTCTTCAGTTACGCCACATTTGGTGGGAGATGATATGCGTCAGGATACACCACCTTCAGGTTTTGAATTTCTGGTGTCAGACAGGGAAGAGGGTGTAAGAGATGGAAGTGCACTTCATGTTGACATGGCAAATGCCTCTCCCACTTTTTTCTCTAATATTCCTGCTGAAATTAGTAGTCGTGAAGCAAGACGGAATAGTAGAAGACTTTTTTGGGATTCTTTTTCAAGGAGAAGTCCTAGGAGGCGTGCTGATCCTCGTAACTTCCGTTTTACAAATGATAATTCAGATGATATTGCTGCTAATGACAGGTTATTGCTGGACTTTAGTGATAATTCCTTTCATGAGGGGTCTGGAGGAAATTTTCCATCAAATGGAAGTCGGAATGAACGGCGACGGCATTCCAGATCTGAG ATGTGGGAAAGACTTCCTGCTGGTCTTATTGCTAGTGATCATCGAAGTGTCACTTGTCCAAGTGGGATTCACACAGATGGCCCATGTACATGTGAGACAATTTTAATGAGTCGAGAATCTGGCAGTCGTGCAAGTATATCCCGAATAGTTATGCTTGCTGAGGCATTGTTTGAG GTACTGGATGAAATACATCGTCAACCTATGTCGTTGTCCTTATCTGTGCTATCACTTCCAGCTCCAGAGTCAGTTGTGGACTCATTCCCAGTGAAGAGTTTCTCAAAACCAGAGGAAGTAGATACTAGCAACAATGTTTTACA GTGTCATATATGCTTGTCCGAGTACGAGGAAGGAGATAAAATACGAGTTCTACCTTGTCACCATGAGTTTCATTTAGTATGTGTGGATAAATGGCTCAAAGAGATACATGG TGTATGTCCACTTTGCAGAGGAGATGTACGAAATGGTTTTGTTGACGGTTCAGTTTCTAACTCAGCAGCACTTCCTCTTTGA
- the LOC107024372 gene encoding uncharacterized protein LOC107024372 — MVYSYTPTYYSSLHDSITSLCKTILPFPFKKRRIPAIVAAEQRLSKQQSDNIKWQQESFHQILNLMGLCKEGILAESEVSAFRSHLLDTLIASPADYEHSSILRDKLIFLQELLYAKCISEEEYHSSKRPLLQRLAVQGAEIEAKHVVVGSKRETTDDEWSVIDLKDEKSNLGKENSISSSKDKQKQTSSAIKEQIKGAASVFSFASSKKERGILNPVSENCFERNELAVSMENPFWNTHLREKDSETKSILMVESLPNEPVKVKKLKKPFKALFGVDNQHRGEPESEGKSRSGGKKQWGFDGFKKWKKNDSEDETAPLSLDEKSDGGTYLGQLVAEPIGEGPDTKQIKRKLHPNGAPSDFFVDKVLGDRIKKELSRIQTELGAKNASVELTDDQIEAISTRLPVDKADLEKFFPKKWCDQYGFVVLDVVRKEFKNHVGGNSKAVITKEEKQNSKRWTTFDEDDYDDDENCHPNLFAPQQDHHHHHAFHSTKTKSLKNGGQVYVNSSIDKGLKYNPFFDV, encoded by the exons ATGGTTTATTCATACACACCAACATACTATAGTTCACTCCATGATTCAATTACTTCTCTTTGCAAAACTATTCTTCCATTTCCGTTCAAGAAAAGGCGAATACCTGCGATTGTAGCTGCTGAGCAGAGGTTATCGAAGCAACAATCGGATAATATTAAATGGCAACAAGAATCTTTTCATCAGATTCTTAACTTGATGGGGCTTTGTAAAGAAGGGATCTTGGCTGAATCTGAAGTTTCTGCTTTCAGATCACATCTTCTCGATACGCTTATCGCGTCTCCTGCTGATTATGAACATTCTTCAATCTTGAGGGATAAGTTGATCTTCTTGCAG GAGTTGTTGTATGCAAAATGTATATCAGAGGAAGAGTATCATTCATCAAAGAGGCCATTATTGCAAAGGCTAGCAGTTCAAGGAGCTGAGATTGAGGCAAAACATGTTGTAGTTGGATCAAAGAGAGAAACTACAGATGATGAGTGGTCTGTTATAGATTTGAAGGATGAAAAATCTAATCTTGGCAAAGAGAATTCGATATCGAGCTCGAAAGATAAGCAAAAGCAAACTTCTTCAGCTATTAAGGAGCAAATCAAAGGGGCTGCTTCAGTTTTTAGCTTTGCATCATCCAAAAAGGAAAGAGGGATACTTAATCCAGTTAGTGAAAATTGTTTTGAGAGAAATGAATTGGCAGTGTCAATGGAGAATCCCTTTTGGAATACTCATTTGAGGGAAAAAGATAGTGAAACTAAGTCTATTTTGATGGTGGAGAGCTTGCCTAATGAACCTGTGAAAGTGAAGAAGCTAAAGAAACCTTTCAAGGCACTGTTTGGTGTGGATAATCAACATCGCGGTGAGCCTGAATCTGAAGGAAAGTCGAGATCAGGAGGGAAGAAACAGTGGGGATTTGATGGATTCAAGAAGTGGAAGAAGAATGATTCTGAGGATGAAACAGCCCCACTGTCACTTGATGAGAAGTCGGACGGTGGAACTTACTTAGGTCAGCTTGTTGCTGAACCAATCGGAGAAGGTCCAGACACTAAGCAGATCAAAAGAAAGCTGCATCCTAATGGTGCCCCCTCGGATTTCTTTGTCGATAAG GTTTTAGGAGACCGTATCAAGAAAGAGCTATCACGAATTCAAACAGAACTTGGTGCCAAAAATGCAAGTGTTGAGTTAAC AGATGATCAAATTGAAGCAATTTCAACTAGGCTTCCAGTTGACAAGGCTGATCTAGAGAAGTTCTTCCCTAA AAAATggtgtgatcaatatggattcgTCGTTTTGGATGTTGTAAGAAAGGAATTCAAGAACCATGTTGGAGGAAACTCAAAAGCTGTAATTACTAAAGAGGAGAAGCAAAACTCAAAAAGATGGACAACATTTGATgaagatgattatgatgatgatgaaaattGCCATCCAAATCTTTTTGCTCCACAACaagatcatcatcatcatcatgcaTTTCACTCTACAAAGACCAAAAGCTTGAAGAATGGTGGTCAAGTTTATGTTAATAGTAGCATTGATAAGGGACTAAAATATAATCCTTTCTTTGATGTTTAA